Proteins found in one Methylophilaceae bacterium genomic segment:
- a CDS encoding glycogen/starch/alpha-glucan phosphorylase has protein sequence MSKLPSIKQALSNHLVFSSFKTEETATPRDWYDAAAHTVRDHVVERWVKTAAAYNDEDPKRIYYLSLEFLIGRMMSNAALNLGVSEALDKGLKSLGHSLEEAVEMEHDAALGNGGLGRLAACFLDSMATMDIPATGYGIRYEYGMFKQTLEHGQQVENPDNWLRYHNIWEFQRPESAYTIKFYGKVVHTNTEDGSHSYWVDEQHVVAMAYDVPVPGYGTDTVNNLRLWSAKAKEEFDLGLFNQGNYEQSVEARNDSETISKVLYPNDASASGRELRLKQQYFFVSASIQDILRRLLATREIKSKRDWSVLPDKVAIQLNDTHPSIGVAEMMYQLVDLHGLDWHFAWGLVQKVFAYTNHTLMPEALETWSLELFGRLLPRHLEIIYRINHEFLQMVNHQFPGDTALLQRVSIIDEANGKRIRMAHLAVIGSHTVNGVAALHSELLKTTLFADFHKIYPKKLTNVTNGITPRRWLNQANPGLTALITKAISTGFQKELSKLIALVPLADDKDFRKAFRAVKKQNKQRLANKIESLTGVKLHVDALFDVQIKRIHEYKRQLLNVLHIITIYNRIRKGEANNMTPRAVIFGGKAAPGYWMAKQIIRLINDVAEVINNDPAVGDKLKVVFYPNYEVSAAELLFPGSDLSEQISTAGTEASGTGNMKMALNGALTIGTLDGANVEIKEEVGDDNIFIFGLTTPEVAATKANGYNPWDYYHANPDLKEVLDMIASGYFSVEEPSRYQGIFDNLMKNGDHYLLLADYASYIAKQDEVSDVYKDQEEWSRRAVLNVARVAKFSSDRTIGEYAENIWNVKSFKI, from the coding sequence ATGTCAAAACTGCCCTCCATCAAACAAGCATTAAGCAATCATCTTGTTTTTTCATCGTTTAAAACTGAAGAGACAGCCACGCCCAGAGACTGGTATGACGCAGCCGCACACACAGTGCGCGATCATGTCGTAGAGCGTTGGGTTAAAACAGCGGCTGCTTATAATGATGAGGATCCAAAACGTATTTACTATCTCTCATTAGAGTTTCTAATTGGGCGCATGATGAGCAATGCTGCACTAAATTTGGGCGTTAGTGAAGCGCTTGATAAAGGATTAAAGTCGCTAGGGCACAGTTTAGAAGAAGCAGTAGAAATGGAGCACGATGCGGCTTTAGGCAATGGCGGTTTGGGACGATTGGCTGCATGCTTCTTAGACTCCATGGCGACAATGGATATACCCGCAACAGGCTATGGTATTCGCTATGAGTATGGCATGTTTAAGCAAACGCTAGAGCATGGGCAGCAGGTGGAAAATCCAGACAATTGGTTGCGTTATCACAATATATGGGAGTTTCAACGACCAGAATCAGCCTATACCATTAAGTTTTATGGAAAAGTTGTCCACACCAATACAGAAGATGGTTCACACAGTTATTGGGTAGATGAGCAGCATGTAGTGGCTATGGCTTACGATGTGCCTGTACCCGGTTATGGTACCGATACTGTCAACAATCTGAGATTGTGGTCAGCAAAAGCAAAAGAGGAATTTGACTTAGGTCTGTTTAACCAAGGTAATTATGAGCAATCAGTCGAAGCACGAAATGACTCAGAAACAATCTCTAAAGTGCTTTACCCAAATGATGCTTCCGCTTCTGGACGAGAGCTAAGATTAAAACAGCAGTATTTTTTTGTTTCTGCTTCAATTCAAGATATTTTGCGCCGATTATTAGCGACACGTGAAATCAAAAGTAAACGGGATTGGAGTGTTTTGCCTGATAAAGTGGCGATTCAGTTAAATGATACACATCCTTCAATTGGTGTCGCTGAGATGATGTACCAGCTGGTTGATTTGCATGGCTTAGACTGGCATTTTGCTTGGGGGTTGGTGCAAAAAGTATTTGCTTATACCAATCACACATTAATGCCAGAGGCCCTTGAAACGTGGTCATTAGAGTTGTTTGGACGTTTGCTCCCGCGCCATTTAGAAATTATTTACCGCATTAACCATGAGTTTTTACAAATGGTTAATCATCAATTTCCAGGAGATACTGCCCTATTGCAACGTGTTTCTATTATTGATGAAGCAAATGGTAAACGTATCCGTATGGCGCATTTGGCTGTGATTGGCAGCCATACAGTCAATGGTGTTGCTGCCTTGCATAGTGAGTTGCTTAAAACAACCCTGTTTGCCGATTTTCACAAAATTTATCCGAAGAAATTAACGAATGTCACCAATGGCATTACCCCGCGACGTTGGTTAAACCAAGCTAACCCTGGATTGACAGCACTGATTACCAAAGCCATTAGTACAGGTTTTCAAAAAGAGTTAAGTAAGCTGATTGCATTGGTTCCCTTGGCAGATGATAAAGATTTTCGCAAAGCATTCAGAGCTGTAAAAAAACAAAATAAACAGCGATTGGCAAATAAAATTGAATCGCTTACAGGAGTTAAATTACATGTAGATGCTTTATTTGATGTGCAAATTAAACGCATCCACGAATACAAACGACAACTACTGAACGTATTACATATCATCACCATATATAACCGCATTCGCAAGGGTGAGGCGAATAATATGACCCCGCGGGCTGTTATTTTTGGAGGCAAAGCTGCGCCAGGATATTGGATGGCAAAACAAATTATTCGTCTGATTAATGACGTTGCTGAGGTAATCAATAATGATCCTGCGGTTGGTGATAAGCTTAAAGTGGTTTTCTACCCAAATTATGAGGTGTCGGCTGCAGAATTATTATTTCCCGGTAGTGATTTGTCGGAACAAATATCAACAGCAGGCACAGAAGCCAGTGGTACTGGTAATATGAAAATGGCACTCAATGGCGCACTCACTATTGGAACTTTGGATGGTGCAAATGTGGAAATTAAAGAAGAAGTTGGTGACGACAATATCTTTATATTTGGGCTAACAACACCTGAAGTGGCCGCTACCAAAGCCAATGGATACAATCCATGGGATTACTATCATGCTAACCCAGACTTAAAAGAGGTGTTAGACATGATTGCGAGTGGCTATTTTTCGGTAGAAGAGCCCAGTCGCTATCAAGGCATCTTTGATAATTTAATGAAAAATGGTGATCACTATTTGCTACTAGCTGATTATGCAAGCTATATTGCTAAACAAGATGAAGTATCAGATGTTTATAAAGATCAAGAGGAGTGGTCTCGTCGTGCTGTATTAAATGTGGCGCGCGTGGCTAAGTTTTCTAGCGATAGAACGATTGGTGAATATGCCGAGAACATATGGAATGTAAAATCCTTTAAAATCTGA